A single genomic interval of Selenobaculum gibii harbors:
- the mqnE gene encoding aminofutalosine synthase MqnE, with translation MTETLQEIEKKVLQGIRLSREDGIALYKCNDLAWLGYLADIVRKRISGDYVYYNVNRHVNLTNICAARCKFCAFGRDSDSSGAYALTKKEVLDMIEKSAKDPDLRNLHIVSGLHPDWPFEYYVDIIRSIKERFPKLHLKGFTGVEITHFAKISGKSIRQVLKELIDAGIEAMPGGGAEILSDRVRDALCPKKATAEEWMEVAQTAHELGIKTNASMLYGHIETIEERIDHLIRLRDLQDKTNGFQTFICFPFHPENTELESEISRTNVWDDLKTMAISRLMLDNFKNIKAYWVMLTLPIAQLALGFGANDIDGTIKEERIMHAAGAKSSKALTQEKLVETIKQSGRIAAECDCNFNIIRLL, from the coding sequence GTGACTGAAACTTTACAAGAAATTGAGAAAAAAGTATTACAAGGAATTAGATTATCCCGTGAAGATGGAATTGCTTTATATAAATGTAATGATTTAGCTTGGTTGGGCTATTTGGCAGATATAGTGAGAAAACGCATAAGTGGAGATTATGTTTATTATAATGTGAATCGTCATGTGAATTTAACGAATATATGTGCTGCACGTTGTAAGTTTTGCGCATTTGGACGCGATTCAGATAGCAGCGGGGCATATGCCTTAACGAAAAAAGAGGTTCTTGATATGATTGAAAAATCAGCAAAGGATCCCGACTTGCGAAATCTACATATTGTAAGTGGACTCCATCCGGATTGGCCTTTTGAGTATTATGTAGATATTATTCGTTCTATTAAGGAACGGTTTCCTAAATTACATTTGAAAGGTTTTACAGGTGTTGAAATTACTCATTTTGCAAAAATATCTGGTAAATCAATTCGCCAAGTACTGAAGGAGTTAATTGATGCAGGAATTGAAGCAATGCCAGGCGGTGGTGCTGAAATCTTATCTGATAGGGTACGCGATGCATTATGTCCTAAAAAAGCGACGGCAGAGGAATGGATGGAAGTTGCACAGACTGCTCACGAATTAGGAATTAAAACGAATGCAAGTATGTTGTATGGTCATATAGAGACGATTGAAGAAAGAATTGATCATTTAATTAGATTGCGTGATTTGCAAGATAAAACGAATGGGTTTCAAACGTTTATCTGTTTTCCTTTTCACCCAGAGAATACAGAACTAGAGTCAGAAATTTCTCGCACGAATGTTTGGGATGATTTAAAAACAATGGCAATTTCAAGGCTGATGCTTGATAATTTTAAAAATATTAAAGCGTATTGGGTCATGTTAACTTTGCCAATTGCGCAATTGGCACTTGGATTTGGAGCAAATGATATTGATGGAACAATAAAAGAGGAGCGGATTATGCATGCGGCAGGTGCAAAATCTAGTAAAGCTCTTACACAAGAAAAACTTGTGGAAACAATTAAACAAAGTGGGCGCATTGCAGCCGAGTGTGACTGTAATTTTAATATTATTCGCTTGCTATAA
- a CDS encoding heavy metal translocating P-type ATPase, whose amino-acid sequence MTSIYLLKNLDCANCAAKIEAKLNRMPEIKRAIITFATKQMEIEFTNDIVELERIQKICQSIESDIQVTDKITGIKVKPEEKSWIKQRALWELIFGGSIFLVAFLWGTLEESYKITLFVLAYVILGGKIVLTAGKNLLRGHVFDENFLMSIATLGAFAIQEYPEAVGVMLFYRIGEFFEECAVEKSRRQIMQAVDLRPDVVTRLSGGKEEIIEANAAQIDDILLVKAGERIPLDGVVQQGESRVDTAPVTGEPIPVKVAIGDEVISGCINTSGLLQIRVKNTLANSMVTRILDSVEHAAANKPKVDRFITKFARVYTPIVVMIAIFTAIVPSLFTGNWEHWIYTALTFLVISCPCALVLSVPLTFFAGIGAGAKRGILFKGGSVLESLKRCKAIVMDKTGTITEGKFAVREIAVFGTFKENEVLALCASLETASTHPIGVSIVAEAKARNLTFEEIQNVEELSGKGIKGDTVKGQVLCGSRSFLVGMQIDVPEYQGQGIGTEVFIALDKRVIGCLFIADKMKSDAIYTIKQLKKKMLHTFILTGDQEKSAEKIAKAVGVDGYYAKLLPEEKLNRLIELREKYDRVMFVGDGINDAPVLAGADVGAAMGSGADAAIEAADIVFMNSRLSGIHHAIEIAHKTGKIAKQNVVFALGVKILIMILGLAGFASMWLAVFADSGVAMLCVVNAIRILYEKEEKSDF is encoded by the coding sequence ATGACAAGTATATATTTATTAAAAAATTTAGATTGTGCAAATTGCGCTGCTAAAATAGAGGCAAAACTAAATCGTATGCCCGAAATTAAACGTGCCATAATTACATTTGCGACGAAGCAAATGGAGATTGAATTTACGAACGATATAGTAGAGTTAGAAAGAATTCAGAAGATTTGTCAATCGATAGAATCAGATATTCAAGTAACTGATAAAATCACGGGTATAAAAGTAAAGCCAGAAGAAAAGTCGTGGATAAAGCAGCGCGCTTTATGGGAACTTATTTTTGGTGGAAGCATTTTTCTAGTAGCTTTTTTATGGGGAACATTAGAAGAATCTTATAAGATTACTTTATTTGTTTTAGCATATGTAATTTTAGGTGGTAAAATTGTTTTAACTGCGGGTAAAAATTTACTTCGTGGGCATGTGTTTGACGAAAATTTTTTAATGAGTATTGCGACTTTAGGTGCTTTTGCTATCCAAGAGTATCCAGAAGCAGTAGGCGTTATGCTATTTTATCGCATTGGTGAGTTTTTTGAAGAATGTGCAGTAGAGAAAAGCAGACGGCAGATTATGCAAGCGGTTGATTTAAGACCAGATGTAGTAACTAGGTTATCCGGTGGAAAAGAGGAAATAATTGAAGCGAATGCAGCGCAGATAGATGATATTCTTTTAGTAAAAGCTGGTGAGCGCATCCCTTTGGATGGAGTTGTTCAGCAAGGCGAAAGTCGCGTAGATACGGCACCTGTTACAGGAGAGCCGATCCCAGTAAAAGTAGCTATTGGTGATGAAGTTATATCAGGATGTATTAATACGTCGGGATTACTTCAAATTAGAGTAAAAAATACGTTGGCAAATTCAATGGTTACACGTATTTTAGATTCTGTAGAGCATGCAGCTGCAAATAAGCCTAAAGTTGATCGTTTTATTACAAAATTTGCAAGAGTTTATACACCAATCGTGGTGATGATTGCAATTTTTACGGCAATCGTTCCTTCTCTTTTTACGGGAAATTGGGAGCATTGGATTTATACTGCGTTAACGTTTTTAGTTATTAGTTGTCCTTGTGCTTTAGTATTAAGTGTTCCATTGACTTTTTTTGCTGGTATTGGTGCGGGAGCCAAACGTGGGATTTTGTTTAAGGGTGGTTCGGTTTTGGAAAGCCTAAAGCGGTGTAAAGCAATTGTGATGGATAAAACGGGCACAATTACGGAAGGAAAGTTTGCTGTACGCGAGATTGCTGTGTTTGGGACTTTCAAGGAAAACGAGGTCTTAGCATTATGTGCATCTTTAGAAACAGCATCTACGCATCCAATTGGAGTTAGTATTGTCGCTGAAGCAAAGGCAAGAAATTTAACTTTTGAAGAGATTCAAAATGTTGAAGAACTTTCGGGAAAGGGAATCAAAGGGGATACTGTAAAAGGGCAAGTCTTATGTGGAAGCAGAAGCTTTCTAGTGGGAATGCAGATTGATGTGCCTGAATATCAAGGCCAAGGTATTGGTACAGAGGTATTCATTGCTTTAGATAAAAGGGTGATAGGTTGTTTGTTTATCGCAGATAAAATGAAATCGGATGCTATTTACACGATAAAGCAGTTAAAGAAAAAAATGTTACACACCTTTATTTTGACGGGGGATCAGGAAAAGAGTGCCGAAAAGATTGCCAAAGCAGTAGGTGTAGATGGCTATTATGCCAAGTTATTGCCGGAAGAAAAACTTAATCGTTTAATTGAATTAAGAGAAAAATATGATAGAGTGATGTTTGTTGGTGATGGAATCAACGATGCACCTGTACTTGCTGGAGCGGATGTAGGAGCCGCGATGGGAAGCGGTGCTGATGCTGCAATTGAGGCGGCGGATATTGTCTTTATGAATTCTAGATTAAGTGGAATCCATCATGCGATTGAAATTGCTCATAAGACCGGAAAAATTGCAAAACAAAATGTTGTATTTGCTTTAGGTGTTAAAATTTTAATTATGATTTTAGGGTTAGCAGGTTTTGCGTCTATGTGGCTGGCAGTGTTTGCAGATAGTGGTGTAGCGATGCTTTGCGTAGTGAATGCCATTCGTATTTTATATGAAAAAGAAGAAAAGTCCGATTTTTAA
- a CDS encoding C40 family peptidase: MHKLHFIARKKQYCILLLAFLFLLATVPAYAAPTLRVNAKGNDVTILQQKLIALSYSIKDPRGKFAADTHYAVKNFQRDHKLKSNGVVDDSTWKAIEWALKTRKIDKLPSVVTPLPNLPDSNPVIEGSRNNANAIISTAKQYIGVPYKFGGTTPKGFDCSGYLQYVFAEHKINLPRTADDQYKIGKQVNKKSLQVGDLVFFTTYESGVSHCGLYIGNGQFIHTSSSKGVRIDKLNDPYWQPRYIGAKCILK, from the coding sequence ATGCATAAATTGCATTTTATTGCTAGGAAAAAACAATATTGCATCTTATTACTCGCCTTTTTATTTCTATTAGCAACAGTCCCCGCTTATGCAGCTCCAACACTGCGTGTAAACGCTAAAGGCAATGATGTAACAATACTCCAACAAAAATTAATTGCTCTTAGCTATTCGATTAAAGACCCCCGTGGAAAATTTGCAGCTGATACACATTACGCTGTTAAAAATTTTCAGCGCGATCATAAACTAAAATCAAATGGAGTCGTCGATGATTCCACTTGGAAAGCGATTGAGTGGGCGTTGAAAACTAGAAAAATAGATAAGCTTCCAAGCGTTGTCACGCCATTACCTAATCTCCCCGATTCCAATCCAGTAATTGAGGGATCAAGAAATAACGCTAATGCAATAATTTCTACAGCAAAACAATACATCGGCGTTCCTTATAAATTTGGTGGAACAACACCAAAAGGCTTTGATTGTTCTGGCTATCTTCAGTATGTTTTCGCCGAACATAAAATAAACCTACCAAGAACAGCAGATGATCAATATAAAATAGGCAAACAAGTCAATAAGAAAAGTCTCCAAGTGGGTGATTTAGTTTTCTTTACGACCTATGAATCTGGAGTCTCACACTGTGGACTGTATATAGGCAATGGACAGTTTATTCATACTTCTTCCAGTAAAGGCGTACGCATTGATAAGCTAAATGATCCCTATTGGCAGCCACGCTACATTGGTGCAAAATGTATTTTAAAATAA
- a CDS encoding ArsR/SmtB family transcription factor, whose product MNKQPSSDKLNLLPDEISNQLADTFKILGDSTRIKLLNLLTQQEMRVSDIATTLEMGQSAISHQLRVLRSARLVKYRKEGKEAWYSLDDDHVVSLMNEGLEHISHR is encoded by the coding sequence ATGAATAAACAACCGAGTTCAGATAAATTAAATCTGCTACCTGATGAAATTAGTAACCAACTTGCTGATACATTTAAAATTCTCGGTGATTCAACTAGAATCAAATTACTAAATCTGTTGACCCAACAAGAAATGCGCGTAAGTGATATCGCGACAACGTTAGAAATGGGACAATCTGCAATTTCTCACCAATTGCGTGTTCTTCGAAGTGCTAGACTTGTTAAATATCGCAAGGAGGGTAAAGAGGCCTGGTACTCTCTCGATGATGATCATGTTGTTAGTTTAATGAATGAAGGGTTAGAACATATATCCCACCGTTAA
- a CDS encoding TIGR00266 family protein gives MKRADEVDYKIIGHEMQFVEVELDPGESIVAEAGAMMYKDSCIQMDTIFGDGSAKESDSFLGRLLGAGKRVLTGESMFITVFTHRGKGKAKVSFSAPYPGNIIPVSLEKLGGTLICQKDSFLCAAKGVSIGIHFQRKIMTGLFGGEGFIMQKLEGDGMAFIHAGGTLVEKELRTDEELHVDTGCLVAFEPTVNFDIIRAGNIKTSFLGGEGFFLAHLKGPGKVWLQSLPFSRLVGRIQAAMPPTPLNAGDGSFGSNAAKVVTGGAILGGIGSLFDNNDDD, from the coding sequence ATGAAACGTGCAGATGAAGTAGATTACAAAATTATCGGCCATGAAATGCAATTCGTTGAAGTAGAACTTGATCCTGGCGAAAGCATCGTCGCTGAAGCAGGTGCAATGATGTACAAGGACAGTTGTATCCAAATGGATACGATTTTCGGTGATGGTTCAGCAAAAGAAAGTGATAGCTTTTTGGGTAGGTTACTCGGTGCTGGAAAAAGAGTCTTAACTGGAGAAAGTATGTTTATCACTGTGTTTACTCATCGAGGTAAGGGAAAAGCCAAAGTTTCTTTCTCTGCACCTTATCCTGGGAATATTATTCCAGTATCATTAGAAAAGCTAGGCGGCACACTTATTTGTCAAAAAGACAGCTTTCTTTGTGCGGCTAAAGGGGTCTCCATTGGCATACATTTTCAAAGAAAAATTATGACGGGATTATTTGGCGGAGAAGGCTTTATTATGCAAAAACTCGAAGGGGATGGCATGGCATTCATCCATGCCGGCGGTACGCTTGTCGAAAAAGAACTAAGAACAGATGAAGAACTTCATGTGGATACAGGATGCCTAGTTGCTTTTGAACCTACCGTTAATTTTGATATCATCCGTGCTGGAAATATCAAAACCTCCTTCTTAGGCGGCGAAGGTTTTTTTCTTGCCCACCTAAAAGGTCCAGGGAAAGTATGGCTGCAATCTCTTCCATTTTCTCGTTTAGTCGGCAGAATTCAAGCAGCAATGCCACCTACACCCTTAAATGCCGGTGATGGCTCATTTGGCAGTAATGCAGCAAAAGTCGTAACCGGCGGCGCAATCTTAGGCGGAATCGGCTCTCTATTTGATAACAATGACGATGATTAA
- a CDS encoding Rossmann-like and DUF2520 domain-containing protein, protein MKIAFIGAGKVGSAMAILLSLKGYKISYIMSRNVESAEKLAQRVKSTAATDLKKLIQDTDVIFITTPDRVIKEMAKKIAETGLKASQQYVFHVCGSQSSESLMVLKENGWVTGSMHPLQAFADIDMAVNILPQTYFALDGDEKAVALAERIVESIGGKSFFVPSQYRALYHAAACIASNYTVTLMHVATQLFEKFGIKEEAAIAALMPIMKGTLANIESKGTINALTGPIVRGDSVTIEAHLAKMRQYAPKEELVYKVLGRYTQEFVQKKEIFSKKDRE, encoded by the coding sequence ATGAAGATTGCATTTATTGGTGCAGGAAAAGTTGGTTCTGCAATGGCGATTCTTTTAAGTTTAAAGGGGTATAAAATTTCTTATATTATGAGTCGAAATGTTGAGTCAGCTGAAAAATTGGCGCAAAGGGTTAAAAGTACGGCGGCTACGGATTTGAAAAAATTAATACAAGATACCGATGTTATTTTTATTACTACTCCAGATAGAGTAATCAAAGAAATGGCAAAGAAAATTGCTGAAACGGGACTGAAAGCGAGTCAGCAATACGTATTTCATGTATGTGGATCCCAAAGTAGCGAATCATTGATGGTATTAAAGGAAAATGGATGGGTAACTGGTTCTATGCATCCGTTGCAAGCTTTTGCTGATATAGATATGGCGGTAAATATACTACCGCAAACCTACTTTGCGCTGGATGGAGATGAAAAAGCGGTTGCCCTTGCTGAACGAATTGTAGAATCTATAGGTGGGAAATCTTTTTTTGTGCCAAGTCAATATCGCGCATTATATCATGCCGCAGCATGTATTGCCTCAAATTATACGGTGACGTTAATGCATGTTGCAACGCAATTGTTTGAAAAGTTCGGTATTAAAGAAGAGGCTGCAATTGCGGCACTTATGCCAATTATGAAAGGAACTTTAGCGAATATTGAATCGAAGGGGACGATCAATGCCTTAACAGGTCCGATTGTGCGGGGAGATTCGGTAACGATCGAAGCGCATCTTGCTAAGATGCGTCAATATGCACCAAAAGAAGAGCTAGTTTATAAAGTTCTAGGTAGATACACACAAGAATTTGTGCAAAAAAAAGAAATTTTTAGCAAGAAAGATAGAGAATAA
- a CDS encoding methyl-accepting chemotaxis protein, protein MNLRNRMLVFILLPVIVLTSFLSYYAYHTAENLLRSELLRGNKFTAESYSRKINEVLVKQEAVASSLAAIIAGKQPSKQEIAILINEAKKSNSEISNILVAFDTNEYVDTDGWNPPADYDVRTRDWYKKIFASTGITYTDVYESASNHKLMADVGCPIVVNGKKIGVIAIDVQVEGILNVTSSMKNGDIGYVFVLDNKGSFISHPVYTAKERLQTIENGSLAGFFEQIQKEKNVERIIPVEGKDRMCQAVSIGQTGWTLVTSTDYDALFGGIKEMAVILTIASIIVIILLGGLILYIVRYIVGALDKMIAACEALADGDFREKPRTVILKDEIGRVADAIILTRDKLRELMKKVSDSAEQVAAASEELTASASQSAQASNQVAISITNVAQGADEQTRALGRTKEVVMGMGNQLQSLGKTAQRVAETATSTTQKASHGAQAVNEAIGQMNSINRKMEESSKVVATLGDRSQEVGQIVDTISGIAGQTNLLALNAAIEAARAGEQGRGFAVVAEEVRKLAEQSQEAAKHIADLISNIQADTEDAVQAMQEGNQEVQLGSSVVNKTGEIFAEIETMIQEVNTQVGLAHAAMVDIDAASANITHSIESVDEISKNTSSEAQNVSAATEEQAASMEEMSTASMSLANLAQDLQNAVNKFKI, encoded by the coding sequence ATGAATTTACGTAACAGAATGTTAGTTTTTATTCTTTTACCAGTGATTGTGTTGACATCTTTTTTGAGTTATTACGCGTATCATACGGCAGAAAATTTATTGAGGTCTGAACTTTTGAGAGGAAATAAATTTACGGCGGAGTCTTATAGCAGGAAAATTAATGAAGTTTTAGTAAAGCAGGAAGCTGTTGCTTCATCTCTAGCAGCGATTATTGCTGGTAAACAACCGAGTAAACAAGAGATAGCTATTTTAATTAATGAAGCAAAAAAATCAAATTCTGAAATTTCAAATATTTTAGTTGCATTTGATACAAATGAGTATGTAGATACGGATGGGTGGAATCCACCAGCAGATTATGATGTAAGGACTAGAGATTGGTATAAAAAGATATTCGCTTCTACAGGAATAACCTATACGGATGTTTATGAATCGGCGAGTAACCATAAACTGATGGCTGATGTAGGATGTCCGATTGTAGTAAATGGGAAAAAGATCGGTGTAATCGCAATAGATGTGCAAGTAGAGGGTATTTTAAATGTAACAAGCTCAATGAAAAATGGCGATATTGGTTATGTATTTGTTTTAGATAACAAAGGTAGTTTCATCAGCCATCCTGTTTATACGGCAAAGGAACGGCTACAGACGATAGAAAATGGATCTTTGGCGGGATTTTTTGAACAAATACAAAAAGAAAAAAATGTTGAAAGGATTATCCCTGTAGAAGGTAAGGATAGAATGTGTCAAGCTGTTTCCATTGGGCAAACAGGATGGACGTTGGTGACTTCGACTGATTATGATGCGTTGTTTGGTGGCATTAAAGAGATGGCGGTTATTTTAACGATTGCAAGTATTATTGTTATCATACTTTTAGGCGGTCTAATTTTATATATTGTTCGCTATATTGTTGGTGCATTAGATAAAATGATTGCTGCATGTGAAGCCTTAGCGGATGGGGATTTTAGGGAAAAACCTCGCACAGTAATATTAAAAGATGAGATTGGAAGAGTTGCAGATGCCATTATTTTAACGCGGGATAAATTACGTGAGCTGATGAAAAAAGTAAGTGATTCGGCTGAGCAAGTGGCTGCTGCAAGTGAGGAACTGACTGCAAGTGCATCCCAATCTGCACAAGCATCTAATCAAGTGGCAATTTCAATAACTAACGTGGCACAAGGTGCAGATGAACAAACTAGAGCATTAGGAAGAACAAAAGAAGTTGTTATGGGTATGGGGAACCAGCTTCAATCATTAGGAAAAACTGCACAGCGGGTTGCGGAGACAGCAACATCAACGACACAAAAGGCAAGTCATGGTGCACAAGCTGTAAATGAGGCAATTGGGCAAATGAATAGCATTAATCGAAAAATGGAAGAATCCTCTAAGGTCGTGGCAACTCTTGGTGATAGGTCACAAGAGGTTGGACAGATCGTTGATACGATTTCAGGAATTGCAGGACAGACCAATTTGTTGGCTCTAAATGCAGCAATTGAGGCAGCACGTGCAGGTGAGCAAGGTCGTGGCTTTGCTGTAGTAGCTGAAGAAGTTCGGAAATTAGCCGAACAATCACAAGAAGCAGCAAAACATATTGCCGATTTGATCTCGAATATTCAGGCAGATACGGAAGATGCTGTTCAAGCAATGCAGGAAGGCAATCAAGAAGTACAACTCGGCAGTAGTGTAGTCAATAAGACTGGTGAAATTTTTGCTGAAATTGAAACGATGATTCAAGAAGTAAATACACAGGTTGGATTGGCGCATGCAGCGATGGTTGATATAGATGCAGCAAGCGCAAACATTACACATTCTATAGAAAGTGTAGATGAAATTAGTAAAAATACGAGTTCGGAAGCGCAGAATGTATCTGCAGCAACAGAAGAGCAGGCTGCTTCGATGGAAGAAATGTCAACGGCAAGTATGTCTTTGGCAAATCTCGCACAGGATTTACAAAACGCTGTAAACAAATTTAAGATATAA
- the ilvA gene encoding threonine ammonia-lyase, which translates to MSTEQTSIESIVANTSISDVYRAAKQLDGVIKKTELIYSPFFSKACKNEVFIKPENLQNTGSFKLRGAYNKISQLSEIEKAKGVITASAGNHAQGVAYAAQQLGVKAVITMPATTPIIKVEATRSYGAEVVLSGDSYDDAYAKSLELQKEHGYVFIHPFNDVEVLLGQGTTAIEIYHQLKDVDAILVPIGGGGFASGVALASKAINPHVKIIGVEPEGAACMKYSLSRGKVSSLKEVDTVAEGTAVKTPGDLTFAFIQKYVDEVITVSEFDIMSALLSLIEKHKLIAEGAGVLSLAALNKLSFKNKKVVPIVSGGNIDISTISALIDKALIARGRVFCFTVNLPDKPGQLLKVADILAQANANVIKLDHNQAKVTDSFKKVQLEVTVETQGQDHVDRVVSALEKNGFTIEKVY; encoded by the coding sequence ATGTCAACCGAACAAACATCTATTGAATCAATTGTTGCCAATACATCTATTTCCGATGTCTACCGAGCTGCAAAACAACTAGACGGAGTAATCAAAAAAACTGAACTAATTTATAGTCCTTTTTTTAGCAAAGCCTGCAAAAACGAAGTTTTTATTAAACCCGAGAATTTACAAAACACCGGCTCTTTCAAATTGCGCGGTGCTTACAATAAAATCAGTCAATTATCCGAAATAGAAAAAGCAAAAGGAGTAATTACTGCATCCGCTGGTAATCATGCGCAAGGCGTAGCCTATGCGGCACAGCAGCTTGGAGTAAAGGCAGTTATTACAATGCCTGCAACAACACCAATTATTAAAGTGGAAGCAACACGCAGCTACGGTGCTGAAGTCGTACTATCTGGCGATAGCTATGATGATGCTTATGCAAAATCACTAGAATTGCAAAAAGAACACGGCTATGTTTTTATCCACCCATTCAACGATGTTGAAGTATTGCTTGGGCAAGGAACAACTGCTATCGAAATTTATCATCAATTAAAAGATGTAGATGCGATCCTTGTCCCAATTGGCGGTGGTGGCTTTGCCAGTGGTGTTGCACTTGCCAGTAAGGCAATCAATCCCCATGTAAAAATCATCGGAGTTGAACCTGAAGGGGCAGCTTGTATGAAATATTCACTTTCACGCGGCAAAGTATCCTCATTAAAAGAAGTAGATACCGTCGCTGAAGGAACTGCTGTTAAAACTCCTGGCGACTTGACTTTTGCTTTCATTCAAAAGTACGTAGATGAAGTTATTACCGTATCAGAATTTGATATAATGTCCGCACTTCTTTCCTTAATTGAAAAGCATAAATTAATTGCAGAAGGCGCAGGGGTCCTCTCTTTAGCTGCTTTGAATAAGCTTAGTTTTAAAAACAAGAAAGTCGTTCCAATCGTAAGTGGAGGAAACATTGACATCTCAACAATTTCTGCTTTAATTGATAAAGCCTTAATTGCGCGCGGACGCGTATTCTGCTTTACTGTAAATTTACCAGATAAACCAGGTCAATTATTAAAAGTTGCCGACATTCTTGCTCAAGCAAATGCCAACGTTATAAAGCTTGATCATAATCAAGCAAAAGTTACTGATAGCTTTAAAAAAGTACAACTTGAAGTAACCGTCGAAACACAAGGACAAGATCACGTCGATCGCGTAGTATCCGCCTTAGAAAAAAACGGATTTACTATAGAAAAAGTATATTAA
- a CDS encoding universal stress protein produces MKEMKRILVPVDGSNSACKAVDYAFCLAAKSGAEIDFLYIANVNAAVGGYRLANNTCFPQEVLDSVFKVGEAVLDRIFSRMPEGIKAKRKVVGGIPTSAILEYAEENKADMIIVGSRGLSMVKGALLGSVSQHLVEYASCPVMVVKENNKMD; encoded by the coding sequence ATGAAAGAAATGAAACGCATCTTAGTACCAGTAGATGGTTCAAATAGCGCTTGTAAGGCAGTAGATTATGCTTTTTGTCTAGCTGCAAAAAGTGGAGCTGAGATTGACTTTTTATATATTGCAAATGTGAATGCAGCGGTTGGCGGATATCGCTTGGCAAATAATACTTGTTTTCCACAAGAAGTGCTTGACTCCGTGTTTAAAGTAGGGGAAGCTGTACTTGATCGCATTTTTAGCCGTATGCCGGAAGGGATAAAAGCAAAACGTAAGGTTGTTGGTGGTATTCCTACGTCGGCAATTTTAGAGTATGCTGAAGAAAATAAGGCTGATATGATTATCGTAGGTAGCCGTGGGCTTAGCATGGTAAAAGGGGCTTTGCTTGGTAGTGTTAGTCAACATTTAGTTGAATATGCATCTTGTCCTGTAATGGTAGTAAAAGAAAACAATAAAATGGATTGA